The genomic DNA ATGAgccgtgtgtctgtgtgaggtTCAGGACGATTGAGGAAGCTTCAGCGCCAGTTTGCACACGCCACGCTGACGAGACGGGCTTttctctttccacctctgggaTTTTTCTCCCTCGCGCCTTCTGGCGTTTCCAGTGCCATGCTGGGGTTGTTGGGTTACACCACTAGTTTGCATAATGGTTGCATTTGTAACAGGGGCAAGAATCGAATCAGCATCTATTACAAATAGGGAAAAACATATCACTTGGTCATCATTAGCTCACTGACTGggtttcattcattttaaaacaactgCAATGTCGCTACAGCTTGAAAAACACTTTTTAGCTGCGAAGGTAAACTACTGTTCAGGTAGAACATATAATACAcaatgaaggaaggaaggaaccAGCACCAGCGCTGGGGGAGACGCcgataaaatatattatattatattcaatttatttgtatagcgcttttaacaatttatatatatatatatatattatagaatAGAATATATATAGACACTGTGCTGAATCCATTAGGATTCTATTCATTAGGTGTCTTTATTCAGAGCTGATGCTGATTGACCCTAGCAGGCCCGGAGCACACTCGGACATTACGGATCTCAGAAATGTCTTTACGTCAAGTGATTTATATTTGTCATCGTCCCCTTACATAACCCatcctcccccccccccacctccaCCCCCGCAAACCCCCATTTTAAGGCTTTCTTTATATTCCGAGAATATGATATTGATGTGTTTTTGGGTCATtcccttagaaaaaaaaagaaagcgacAGTCCCCTACAGTTACAGCGCTGTGGAATTTCCTGTGTCTTTGGGTGAAAGTGTATATTAATAAAAgccgatgtgtgtgtgtgtgtgtgtgtaggtgtgtgtaggtgtgtgtgtgtgtgtgaagacccCCTGTCATCAatacagtcatactgtgtgacAACGCTCGCTGCACTGTGCAAACACTCCGCTTCCTCTTCCATCCACTCATCACTTTCACCTCTGCACTTTACACGCAGACGGAGTAAACACAATTCCTTCCCGTTTTGCTTTGCGTTCTCGGCTCAGAATGAACACTAAGAGGAATCTCTGACTTCCCCTGATGCCTTTTCCCTGACTTgtctgtttgtatgtatgtatgtatgtatgtatgtatgtatgtgtgtgtgtgtgtgtgtgtgtgtgtgtgtgtgtgtgtgtgcgtgtgtatatatgttAGGCCAGGCTACCTAAGCCTAGTTATGTCATTTATTATTTCACTTCCTCATTTCAGCAGCTTTTGTAACTTCGTCTCTGATACTGGTTTAAGGCTCAGAGTTTTTGTGGCTGATCAATTCACAAGCGCGGAAAATAGTCGTGTGGAGGCAtggaatttcacacacacacacacacacacacacaggttcgaAACAGCACTTTCTGACCATGGCTTTTCCATCTACGAGAAGAGCAAATAAACAAGTCATAATTGGAAAAATACCTAAATAAACATCACTATAGACTGCGTTGCTTCTTCTGACTTACAAAACACAACAAGAATCCTAACagcaatttaataaataaataaataaataaataagtgtgttacttgtacagtatctgTGTAGCAAGTGGAAATATCTTGAAGGTAGTTAAATGTatctataatttcttaaaataagtttacaaaaaacaaaatataagattattaagcttatttagAGTCAAATTCtacttaaattatatttaaaaaaaaataattgttataTCGGCAGATGATATTTTTACCAAACAAATTCCTAAAACTAGCAAAATGTTCTGCCAATAGACATGACCAcaattttagaatttttaaacaagttgaataatcttattttaagaaattgagGATAATTTTAactatatttaagatatttccACTTGCTCAGATACGTTTTTTTGCAGTGCAGACATGATGCTCAGAGCGATCTGTCTCTAAAATCACTTTAACACTCGGCTTTGGGAGGCTTATTGCTtctgtaaaaattaataaattaagtaaTTCAGTACTTAATTTAATGAACTTTTCAagtaaatcaataaattaattaattagtagtAAAAGTTAAAGGAAAGTAGAACATAGACACAGATTAGCGTAAACTGTGGACAGAATAATTACTCGCGGTAtataagtgcattttttttttttaataatagggATTTTTTGGGGGTtcaagaataaataataatcatattttaaagattttaaaagtttttatttcatgtaaatatattttaattagcctattaaaaaaaaaatcatgtttggaTCTTAATGAgcttgtaattattttttcagattaatattaaaacttttaaaaggaCCCTAAAGATCCTAAAGCTGTCCATGTGATGTTGACCAGCAGAAGTacccttttcattcaaaggtCTCTCTTTAAAATAATGAGGGCTTAATAAATGTCAGTGTGGTAAAGGAATTAGGTCAGAAGTTTGAAATTTCCAAAAGGgtgatgtgtgttttttttttattttctttttaatcaatGCCTTTTGTTGATGGCTTGAACAGTTCCTCATTATGTTCCTCGTCCTTTGCTGGGAATTTTTTCTCACCTGCCTTTAAATTGCACTGACTTCAGTCAGTTGTTCATTTTGAGAACAGTTTCAGAATCTTCATTGTGCTCAGACAGGATTGaacaaaaaacagaatgaaGGTAGGATTGAAtgtttaagatttaaaaatggtatgtttgtgtatttattttatgatcttcctcttattttttgttcttattctattattcacacacacacacacacatcaactcTATATGTGTATGATCTTATACAGCGAAtaatgagtgtgtttatgtgtttagatgcattttatttacatcttCGCCTTGCATCTCGGTCTTCTTCATATCGGGGACGGCAGCACGCTGCGGGTTATCAAACCACACGGTGACTAataacttcattttttttattacattacactACGTATTGCAGCAAACTTTTTACTCGTTCTTATTCCTGGTTCTTATTCCTTACTTTTGTGACCTgaataatgaatttatttttcaatacagtactgtataaacacctattttttttagaacattCCATGTAGATTCAATGCTGTGTAGCTTATAAAGTACTTTAATTCTCTATGACAGCATCGGATAAAACTTTGTGAAGCCTAGGAGGCATGTTTCAGCATTCTGGCCTCAGATCGCAGCTGCAGAGGAGCGTATAATTGAAGCCTGATGGGGTATTTGGGGAGGAAATGTGAAACTGATTACGGTTAAAAACCTCATAAAAGTACtagtttttaatcatttttgttcGTTTTCTCATAACTTTAGTATGAATACTGCACATCTTATGTAAATATTGATTCATATGTTTTATTCGGACCTCATATAAAAGAAAGTTTGCTGTTTTTACAGGTTCATTTCTAAATTTTATTAAGTTTGTAAGGATTAATATCCACTTTTAACAAAAGCAATGAAGAAATGAAATGTAATATCCAAAAATGAAATTTGTGTGACATAGCGCTATTTCGCAAATCTCTGTAAAACCTTCAAAAGTTTGTAAAGAGAAAGTTTTGACAATTCTGTGAGCTATAAAGTTTTGTCCCTCAGACATTAGATTTTAGACTTTTTCatactttttcacataaaatATTGACAACATTAACTCATTAAAAGGTAACACATTTCTTTATACAACTTTCAAAGCATTCAGTAAATCCAGATTGTCTAAAGTCTTATTCTGGGATTTATTTGTCGCAGTTATTGCTTTGGAAGTAAACGGGAACCCGATGGAACAGAAGACGTCAGTTGGACTGAGTTGTGGTGATCAGTTTGAAGGCACGGAGGTCAGCTGGAAGAAAAACCAACAAAGCATCCCTGCCAAGGGGAACAGTATCGAAGTCACCATCGAGGCCATGCTGGGAGGAAACTTCACCTGCCACAGCGCATCAGGAGACCTTCTGAACCACACGCTGGTGCTCGTCAGTCCACTGGATTTCGAGAAGGCCATCCTGATACGAAATGACAACAAAGGTgatttaattgtgtttttaaaagcacCGAATAATGTACTTACATAAAAAATAGACAATGTTTCAAAATCATATTTTGTTAAAAGTGAGAGGGGaaaaacttattttaacataaaagtatttaaaatggtAAAAACAGACTTGACCAtacatttgaaaacatttttgtatttttattgtagtcttgagaaatagttctcagTGCTTCCTGAACTACCAGTCCAGTACCTGTTCCCCGAGCAGTTTCTGATAAACATTTGTTTGATAagtcacacagtgacctatgaatcattcaaacataaaaaaaacctccTAACTTAAGTCCTgccccagtgagaaacaggtacagatgatgagagatgatcaggcggtgattagtaactgctgatgctgaaggCTGAGTGGTcagaacagacgagaggggaaatgaggtcgctgctgaggctgttacagAAACAACCAGTCACAGACTGTCGCATTAAAACATTCCTTCCAGTTTCTTTAATTAATCTATtcatttgatataaaaaaaccTTTCTATTAAGattaaaaacgtttttttttttttttttttaatggaaatctTTCTTTCACCTTAGAATTGGTTACCTGCGTAGCGAGGAACTACAGCGGGCCGTTCCACTGCTCATGGAAATGGGATCCTATAAGGAACGGCGTGGTGGTGTTTTTCCAAGCTTTCCGGTAAGAAGAACGTAAATCATCGATCAAACCAGCTGCAGTGTTTTCTTTAGCCTCCTTGTTGATTGAGGTTTCTTCCTCAGGAACTCGACTGTCATTAACTGCTGGCTGGACGCCGATAACGCAGGGCTGACGTGCGAGGACATGCAGTGCCCCTTCTCTGAGGAGGTGACCCGCATTAACCTCACCCTGCTGGTCCGGAACCAGTACCGCTTAGAGGAGCACCAAAGGGCCTTCTTCATCCATGACATAAGTAAGAGCTGACGGGAATCCACTGTTCTAAACACTGAACCagttttactttagatttattACTTTCCTAAAAACTGTTAACATGTTTGGgtacatttacataaattttttttatgcctggttaatataaatatatactaaattataaagaatatatattgAAAAAAGTATGAATAAAAATCTCTTTATCTTAGGACCTCGGATCACATCATGTTTTTAGTCCAGTATCTTTTTAAAGCTATAATTATGACGTCTGTCCGCGATGGTCTCACTTTCAGCAAGACttattcttgttgttgttgttcgtcTAGAGATCAAAGCCTTTTGTAccttaatgtttttattgattaatgttCTTCTATACGGTGCTATTATATATTCTAAGCTGCGTTTACTTTCTCAATGCCAATAGATTATACAAAATagatctgtatactgtatactatatagtctttaaaaaattattttagtcttttataaacttttaaaaatgtttcttattataagaaataatgagcaaccaaaaaataaaatgtatgacaTTTAATCCTATTTTAAGACATAATAgttatacaattattattagtttataaaataaaaattatacaagttttaggcattttgctTATTTCTAGAAATGTGTGCCTAAAATTTGCACAATTATATACCAATAAACCAAATGACAAATTTACTGTAGGTAAATTCTTACTTAGatagtgtgtaagtaaatgtaagtTAAATCAATTTACAATTGCGAGTCACGTCAATGCATTACACTGAAAATTATTATATCTTAGCAtagtgaaaatatttaaaatagttatTTAGCTACACtttcttaagaaaaaaaaattacaaaaaaaaatctaaaattaagcTTAATTCTAACCTAATTTTACTacagttttaaacaaaaaatttatagcTCTACGgagtcataatttttttaagtttaggaATTTGTTTATTGAAAGAAGCGAAATTATCTGCCAGTTGAACaagacattttcaataaaacttttagtaacatttgattAGAAATCGGCGTAATGATCTTACATTGGGTTTGTTGTAAACttataaacaaattataaatacGTTTAGCTAGATTTAAGTATATTTCACTAGCTAA from Clarias gariepinus isolate MV-2021 ecotype Netherlands chromosome 19, CGAR_prim_01v2, whole genome shotgun sequence includes the following:
- the il12bb gene encoding interleukin-12 subunit beta, which gives rise to MKMHFIYIFALHLGLLHIGDGSTLRVIKPHVIALEVNGNPMEQKTSVGLSCGDQFEGTEVSWKKNQQSIPAKGNSIEVTIEAMLGGNFTCHSASGDLLNHTLVLVSPLDFEKAILIRNDNKELVTCVARNYSGPFHCSWKWDPIRNGVVVFFQAFRNSTVINCWLDADNAGLTCEDMQCPFSEEVTRINLTLLVRNQYRLEEHQRAFFIHDIIKPGKVDITKAENNEFEWEIPKTWNQPCTFFPLRYEVKVVSHRKDCDEASHEQGEGRSESQYVSETRYKVSSRKSYTFCVRAQDLLTNKVWSDWSQHKVIKHKSKK